The Halorientalis sp. IM1011 genome window below encodes:
- a CDS encoding SDR family NAD(P)-dependent oxidoreductase, whose translation MREQFAVEGQTAIITGASQGIGRSIAERFADDGADVVICSREQEKVDEVAEGINAEDGGECLAIECDVTDRDAVDALVEATVEEFGSVDILVNNAGASFMANFEGISENGWKTIVDINLHGTYHCTQAAGEVMREGDGGVIVNFSSVAGNRGAPFMSHYAAAKAAVSNLTSTLAYEWADDDVRVNCIAPGFVATPGVESQMGVSADDIDRSEVDRQIGVEEEIADLAQFLASEASSYITGETITAKGVPDIMEDPDI comes from the coding sequence ATGAGAGAGCAGTTCGCGGTCGAGGGACAGACGGCGATTATCACGGGTGCGTCACAGGGAATCGGTCGCTCCATCGCGGAGCGGTTCGCCGACGACGGTGCCGACGTGGTCATCTGCTCGCGCGAGCAGGAGAAAGTCGACGAGGTGGCCGAGGGCATCAACGCCGAGGACGGCGGCGAGTGCCTCGCCATCGAGTGTGACGTGACCGACCGCGACGCGGTCGACGCGCTGGTCGAGGCGACCGTCGAGGAGTTCGGCAGCGTGGACATCCTCGTCAACAACGCCGGTGCCTCCTTCATGGCCAACTTCGAGGGCATCAGCGAGAACGGCTGGAAGACCATCGTGGACATCAACCTCCACGGCACCTACCACTGCACGCAGGCCGCGGGCGAGGTCATGCGCGAGGGCGACGGCGGCGTGATCGTCAACTTCTCCAGCGTGGCCGGCAATCGCGGCGCGCCGTTCATGAGCCACTACGCCGCGGCGAAAGCCGCCGTCTCGAACCTCACGTCGACGCTCGCCTACGAGTGGGCCGACGACGATGTCCGGGTGAACTGCATCGCGCCCGGGTTCGTCGCAACGCCCGGCGTCGAGAGCCAGATGGGCGTCAGCGCCGACGACATCGACCGCTCGGAGGTCGACCGCCAGATCGGCGTCGAGGAAGAGATCGCCGACCTGGCCCAGTTCCTCGCCAGCGAGGCCTCGTCGTACATCACCGGCGAGACCATCACGGCGAAGGGCGTCCCGGACATCATGGAAGATCCGGACATCTAA
- a CDS encoding TIGR04024 family LLM class F420-dependent oxidoreductase encodes MARDVFLPVAAQPSVETLVEQAQTAEELGYGRAWLPETWGRDAVTTLTSIAHGTEEIGIGTSIMPIYSRSAALIGQTAATLQEVSDGRFRLGLGPSGPIVIENWHGKDFANPLKYTRETVEVVKQVLSGERVSYDGEYYDLDGFRLRCDPPENPPGIDAAGMGPKSVELAGRFADGWHALMLTKDGIRDRMDDFDHGAELGDRDRSDQEITLSLTCCVDEDRERARRLVKQHICFYIGGMGTFYRDALARQGYEDLANRIHDNWDDGDRERMVAEFPDDLLDELAVAGTPDECRDRIDEFEAIDGVSSASVSFPRAAEQADIQRTIEALAPAN; translated from the coding sequence ATGGCACGTGACGTATTCTTGCCGGTCGCGGCACAGCCGAGCGTGGAGACGCTCGTCGAACAGGCACAGACCGCCGAGGAACTGGGATACGGCCGCGCGTGGCTCCCCGAGACGTGGGGCCGGGACGCGGTAACGACACTGACGAGCATCGCCCACGGCACCGAGGAGATCGGCATCGGCACCTCGATCATGCCGATCTACTCTCGATCCGCCGCCCTCATCGGCCAGACCGCCGCCACCCTCCAGGAAGTCTCCGACGGCCGCTTCAGGCTGGGCCTCGGCCCCTCCGGCCCAATCGTCATCGAGAACTGGCACGGCAAGGACTTCGCCAACCCGCTAAAGTACACTCGCGAGACGGTCGAAGTCGTCAAGCAGGTCCTCTCGGGCGAGCGGGTCAGTTACGACGGCGAGTACTACGACCTAGACGGATTCCGCCTGCGCTGTGACCCGCCCGAAAATCCACCGGGGATCGACGCCGCCGGGATGGGGCCGAAATCGGTCGAACTCGCAGGGCGCTTCGCCGACGGCTGGCACGCCCTGATGCTCACGAAAGACGGCATCCGCGACCGGATGGACGACTTCGACCACGGCGCTGAACTGGGCGATCGGGACCGGAGCGACCAGGAGATCACCCTCTCGCTGACCTGCTGTGTCGACGAGGACCGTGAACGTGCCCGCCGACTCGTCAAACAGCATATCTGCTTCTATATCGGCGGCATGGGCACGTTCTACCGGGACGCACTGGCCCGGCAGGGTTACGAGGATCTGGCTAACCGCATCCACGACAACTGGGACGACGGCGACCGAGAACGAATGGTCGCCGAGTTCCCCGACGACCTGCTCGACGAACTCGCCGTCGCAGGAACGCCCGACGAGTGTCGCGACCGCATCGACGAGTTCGAGGCCATCGACGGCGTGAGTTCCGCCTCCGTATCCTTCCCCCGCGCGGCCGAGCAGGCAGACATCCAGCGAACAATCGAGGCGCTCGCGCCGGCCAACTGA
- a CDS encoding TAXI family TRAP transporter solute-binding subunit, whose amino-acid sequence MKRSLGTAGLVGAAGLAGCFGDGGSGSGEAPGADGEMIMTTSTQDTSAYTMSTVIANVVSQNNDEVNVQAQPSEGTNANIGRLSQDQSDIVYIQNWTASKLANEEEPFGNLDFTPVQTFHLYDLAWFLCSANDDWTSIEDIGSGDRVSPTPSGSGTAEMLEYALGFATDEYERISIGYGSQGSAMSEGRLDAGAGTFINLSVEPSWVQQMKSTVDLRLLQFPSDVVSELEEDPSIIMSEVDTTQFEGYGYAPDTLNTPALAYNFVTRDDFDYDTLYSFLETLWANRDGLGEENALLGRMEEGEFWMENGYTTLPFHPAAADFYKEQGIWNDEYEIAEQ is encoded by the coding sequence ATGAAGCGTTCGCTCGGTACCGCGGGACTCGTCGGTGCGGCCGGCCTCGCCGGATGTTTCGGGGACGGCGGTAGCGGGAGCGGTGAGGCTCCGGGTGCCGACGGCGAGATGATCATGACCACGTCGACACAGGACACGTCGGCGTATACGATGAGTACGGTCATCGCGAACGTCGTGAGCCAGAACAACGACGAGGTGAACGTGCAGGCCCAGCCCAGCGAGGGGACAAACGCCAACATCGGTCGGCTCAGCCAGGACCAGTCCGACATCGTCTACATCCAGAACTGGACGGCGAGTAAGCTCGCCAACGAGGAAGAGCCGTTCGGAAACCTCGATTTCACCCCGGTCCAGACGTTCCACCTGTACGACCTGGCCTGGTTCCTCTGTTCGGCCAACGACGACTGGACGAGCATCGAAGACATCGGTTCCGGTGACCGCGTCTCGCCGACCCCGAGCGGTTCCGGGACGGCGGAGATGCTCGAATACGCGCTCGGGTTCGCCACGGACGAGTACGAACGCATCAGCATCGGATACGGCTCACAGGGGAGTGCGATGAGCGAAGGTCGGCTCGACGCCGGTGCCGGGACGTTCATCAACCTCTCAGTGGAGCCGAGCTGGGTCCAGCAGATGAAGAGTACGGTCGACCTGCGCCTGCTTCAGTTCCCCAGTGACGTGGTCTCGGAACTGGAGGAGGACCCATCCATCATCATGAGCGAGGTTGACACAACGCAGTTCGAGGGCTACGGCTACGCCCCCGACACCCTGAACACGCCGGCGCTCGCGTACAACTTCGTCACCCGGGACGACTTCGACTACGACACCCTCTACTCGTTCCTGGAGACCCTGTGGGCCAACCGCGACGGTCTGGGCGAGGAGAACGCCCTGCTCGGTCGGATGGAAGAGGGCGAGTTCTGGATGGAGAACGGCTACACCACCCTCCCGTTCCACCCCGCCGCGGCCGACTTCTACAAGGAACAGGGCATCTGGAACGACGAGTACGAGATCGCCGAACAGTAG
- a CDS encoding TRAP transporter fused permease subunit, with protein sequence MTDTTSEPESWSPREDLRAFRDRGIAEQVLLVLITLIGVALTAVTVYFAWARPIVRTKFAVGFFGAGIALYYLSQALRIVEDPTDRTDAMLWSDWLSDRPYRLVRFADGGLCVALAAAAAAASYHVFTSYSRLDSSALIAGFQNVDLYVGLVIVFLAIDATRRAYGWSIALVAMGSVLYAYFGNLMPGFLQHPGFDLTGVATYGAVRLTGAFGFIMEIGATWVAIFIMFAGLAREFGALDVILGLGQKLGKNLKSGVVHVAIISSMAMGSITGSAAANAATTGSFTIPMMKDQGVRKDFAAAIESVASSGGQIMPPVMGVAAFLMADILGVAYVRVIQAAIIPALLFYFSVGVAVQFAVLRYGWTTENTDGPGILASLFSRGSLLKSLYALVVVGAFYLVRVVLEQAILQAAAAALAALVAARLLQAVVLGKEDRGVAADFATAVAGFFDGTHFAIPMSVLIYTLVVMQLSPMAAGLYTTLTLIGTMILGEPITTLARSLGGVADDADDTPIASVSVETAVKRALITLVEAVYTTLKGFRRGAMDMAPLVGVLAAMGVIISMLTQTGLTSEISVRMVALGGGVLLVVLILAMITSILFGLGMPTPAAYILVATLLVSPLVNLGVTEITAHLFVFYFAMLSAITPPVAVGVAVGSRIANSGFMTAAKQAMKIGAAGFLIPYALVVNDSLVNWTLTGTPIAVFCVFVGVIALTAVTIGFDGRHVLGIPHRAVYLLLASTALFAPALTGYVGASVATLLQIAAAGVALAGLALVQMDRLPTAVSPAQRAGDR encoded by the coding sequence ATGACCGATACCACGTCAGAACCCGAGAGTTGGTCGCCACGTGAGGACCTCCGCGCATTCCGCGACCGGGGGATCGCCGAACAAGTACTGCTCGTCCTGATCACGCTCATCGGCGTCGCCTTGACCGCCGTGACGGTATATTTCGCCTGGGCCAGGCCGATCGTCCGGACCAAGTTCGCCGTCGGCTTTTTCGGTGCCGGCATCGCCCTGTACTACCTGTCACAGGCGCTCCGAATCGTCGAGGACCCGACGGACCGGACCGACGCGATGCTGTGGTCCGACTGGTTGTCGGACCGCCCCTACCGCCTCGTCAGGTTCGCCGATGGGGGCCTCTGCGTCGCGCTGGCAGCGGCCGCCGCAGCCGCCAGCTACCACGTCTTTACCAGCTACTCGCGTCTCGATAGCTCCGCGTTGATCGCGGGCTTTCAGAACGTCGACCTGTACGTCGGGCTGGTCATCGTCTTCCTGGCGATCGACGCTACCCGGCGGGCCTACGGCTGGTCCATCGCCCTCGTCGCCATGGGCTCGGTGCTGTACGCCTACTTCGGCAACCTGATGCCGGGCTTCCTCCAGCACCCGGGGTTCGATCTGACCGGGGTAGCGACCTACGGCGCGGTCCGGCTCACCGGCGCGTTCGGCTTCATCATGGAGATCGGCGCGACCTGGGTCGCCATCTTCATCATGTTCGCCGGCCTCGCTCGCGAGTTCGGCGCGCTCGACGTCATCCTCGGTCTCGGCCAGAAACTCGGGAAGAACCTCAAGAGCGGGGTCGTCCACGTCGCGATTATCTCCAGCATGGCCATGGGATCGATCACCGGGAGCGCGGCGGCCAACGCCGCGACCACCGGCTCGTTCACCATCCCGATGATGAAGGATCAGGGCGTCCGGAAGGACTTCGCGGCCGCCATCGAGAGCGTCGCCTCCTCCGGCGGGCAGATCATGCCGCCGGTGATGGGCGTCGCCGCGTTCCTGATGGCCGACATCCTGGGTGTGGCCTACGTCCGGGTCATCCAGGCGGCGATCATCCCGGCACTGCTGTTTTACTTCTCGGTCGGCGTCGCCGTCCAGTTCGCGGTCCTGCGCTACGGTTGGACCACCGAGAACACGGACGGGCCGGGCATCCTGGCCTCGCTGTTCAGCCGCGGATCGCTCCTGAAGTCGCTGTACGCGCTGGTGGTCGTGGGCGCGTTCTATCTGGTCCGGGTCGTTCTCGAACAGGCCATCCTCCAGGCGGCTGCGGCCGCTCTGGCGGCGCTGGTGGCAGCCCGCCTGCTCCAGGCCGTGGTGCTGGGGAAAGAGGACCGCGGCGTGGCCGCGGACTTCGCGACCGCGGTGGCGGGCTTCTTCGACGGCACGCACTTCGCGATCCCGATGTCGGTGCTGATCTACACGCTCGTCGTCATGCAACTCTCGCCGATGGCGGCGGGGCTGTACACCACGCTGACGCTGATCGGGACGATGATCCTCGGGGAGCCGATTACGACGCTTGCCCGCTCACTCGGCGGCGTCGCCGACGATGCCGACGACACTCCGATAGCGAGTGTCTCGGTCGAAACTGCAGTCAAACGGGCGCTGATCACGCTCGTCGAGGCCGTCTACACGACGCTCAAAGGGTTCCGTCGCGGGGCGATGGACATGGCCCCCCTGGTGGGCGTCCTCGCCGCGATGGGCGTCATCATCAGCATGCTCACCCAGACCGGGCTGACCTCCGAGATCAGCGTCCGGATGGTCGCGCTGGGCGGGGGTGTCCTGCTGGTCGTCCTCATCCTGGCGATGATCACCAGCATCCTCTTCGGTCTCGGGATGCCGACGCCGGCGGCGTACATCCTCGTGGCGACGCTGCTGGTCTCGCCGCTGGTCAATCTGGGCGTCACCGAGATCACCGCGCACCTGTTCGTGTTCTACTTCGCGATGCTGTCGGCGATCACGCCGCCGGTCGCGGTCGGCGTGGCCGTCGGCTCGCGGATCGCCAACAGCGGGTTCATGACTGCCGCGAAGCAGGCGATGAAGATCGGTGCGGCCGGGTTCCTGATCCCGTACGCGCTGGTCGTCAACGACAGCCTCGTCAACTGGACGCTGACCGGAACGCCGATCGCGGTGTTCTGCGTGTTCGTCGGCGTCATCGCCCTCACCGCGGTGACCATCGGGTTCGACGGCCGCCACGTCCTCGGCATCCCGCACCGCGCCGTCTACCTGCTGCTCGCCTCGACCGCGCTCTTCGCACCCGCGCTGACCGGGTACGTCGGGGCGAGCGTGGCGACGCTCCTCCAGATCGCCGCGGCCGGCGTCGCGCTGGCCGGGCTGGCACTCGTCCAGATGGACCGACTTCCGACGGCCGTTTCGCCCGCCCAGCGAGCGGGAGACCGCTGA
- a CDS encoding thiamine pyrophosphate-binding protein — protein MSEYTGSDLFVDALEQYGVEHVFGNPGTTELPVLDAISRSELRYVLGLHEDIAVGMASGYASTRRYHAHHDETVMPAGVVNLHITPGLAHGTGNTYAAQFAGTPLVITAGNHERDFRHEEPLLHGDLEAMVDQFTKWSDEVLDVSALPTMLRRAFRVALTPPTGPVFLGLPQDVMLSETDPEAIEPLGPIPNAGRGDAGQIERAADLLAEADDPVLVLGDHVARSGSDAVDAAVDFAEAAGARVHAEILACEVNFPGDHPQWISHIPPNEGVASMLMDTDTLVFVGTSTHTTLLNHENALVDSDTTCIHISDDAWEVGKNQPAQAAVVGDPGLVMEQLADRLEDRIDDDERQRRIDSVETTKQALASTIQSMSEDETPEGETRASKAELVDALKETAPDAYVVDEGVTSKYPLLIRWEMEAEQMISNKGGGLGYGLPASVGAALAEEMQDDPRDVVGYVGDGSYLYYPHSIYTAARHDLDLTVVIPDNRNYRILKDNTIQIFGGDDEDHDYVGMDFEPPVDLVKNAESHGARGHRVETADEIEDTFADALDREGTDVLDVLVHD, from the coding sequence ATGTCAGAGTATACGGGTTCGGATCTGTTCGTCGACGCGCTGGAGCAGTACGGCGTCGAACACGTCTTCGGCAACCCGGGAACGACGGAACTGCCGGTCCTGGACGCGATCAGCCGGAGCGAGCTCAGGTACGTCCTGGGGCTCCACGAGGACATCGCTGTCGGGATGGCCTCGGGCTACGCCAGCACGCGTCGCTACCACGCTCACCACGACGAGACTGTCATGCCGGCAGGCGTCGTCAACCTCCACATCACGCCCGGACTGGCCCACGGCACCGGGAACACCTACGCCGCCCAGTTCGCGGGCACGCCGCTGGTCATCACCGCCGGCAACCACGAACGGGACTTCCGCCACGAGGAACCCCTGCTCCACGGCGACCTCGAAGCGATGGTCGACCAGTTCACGAAGTGGTCCGACGAGGTACTGGACGTGTCGGCGCTCCCCACCATGCTCCGCCGGGCGTTCCGCGTCGCGCTGACGCCGCCGACCGGACCGGTCTTCCTCGGCCTGCCACAGGACGTGATGCTGTCGGAAACCGACCCCGAGGCCATAGAACCCCTCGGCCCCATCCCGAACGCCGGCCGGGGCGACGCAGGCCAGATCGAGCGGGCGGCAGACCTGCTCGCGGAGGCCGACGATCCGGTCCTCGTGCTCGGCGACCACGTCGCTCGCTCGGGGTCCGATGCCGTCGACGCGGCCGTCGACTTCGCCGAGGCTGCGGGCGCGCGGGTCCACGCCGAGATTCTCGCCTGCGAGGTGAACTTCCCCGGTGACCACCCGCAGTGGATCTCCCACATCCCGCCCAACGAGGGCGTCGCGAGCATGCTCATGGACACCGACACGCTCGTGTTCGTCGGCACGTCCACCCACACGACCCTCCTGAACCACGAGAACGCCCTCGTGGACAGCGACACCACCTGCATCCACATCTCTGACGACGCCTGGGAGGTCGGAAAGAACCAGCCCGCACAGGCCGCCGTCGTCGGCGACCCCGGCCTCGTGATGGAACAACTGGCCGACCGCCTCGAAGACCGGATCGACGACGACGAGCGTCAGCGCCGGATCGACAGCGTCGAGACCACCAAGCAGGCCCTGGCCAGTACGATCCAGTCCATGAGCGAGGACGAGACGCCGGAGGGAGAGACGCGCGCCTCCAAGGCCGAACTCGTCGACGCCCTCAAGGAGACCGCGCCGGACGCCTACGTCGTCGACGAGGGCGTCACCTCGAAGTACCCGCTCCTGATCCGCTGGGAGATGGAGGCCGAGCAGATGATCTCGAACAAGGGCGGCGGCCTGGGCTACGGCCTCCCTGCCTCCGTCGGCGCGGCGCTCGCTGAAGAGATGCAGGACGACCCCCGCGACGTGGTCGGGTACGTCGGCGACGGCTCGTACCTGTACTACCCGCACTCGATCTACACCGCAGCGCGCCACGATCTCGACCTCACGGTCGTGATCCCCGACAACCGCAACTACCGCATCCTCAAGGACAACACCATCCAGATCTTCGGCGGCGACGACGAGGACCACGACTACGTGGGCATGGACTTCGAACCGCCCGTCGACCTGGTCAAGAACGCAGAGAGCCACGGTGCGCGCGGCCACCGCGTCGAGACGGCCGACGAGATCGAGGACACCTTCGCCGACGCGCTGGACCGCGAGGGCACGGACGTACTCGACGTGCTCGTCCACGACTAG
- a CDS encoding FAD-binding oxidoreductase, protein MPHDCSFLTDVLPDEQVSFGDSDRDNHAGDWASDSAGTSVKPDAVVWPESTEDVSAVLSAANERGVPVTPYAAGTSLEGNPVPEFEGISMDLTEMDEVLDVRPDDFQIDVQPGVMGDVIDEEAAGNGLFFPPLPSSGDISTIGGMIANDASGMQTVKYGEIADWVLELEAVLADGSVITAGSKAVKTSSGYNLKEVLIGSEGTLGVVTRATLELEGRPQQIRGGRAIFPALDDAAEAVMDAIQSGVDVAKIELVDDVSAEIAADYADDDADLPADPMVFLEFHANHGIEEEIDYCRSIFEGHDVERFEMAGEEEMDKLWKARSELAFAIQMWEPDLQPLHPGDITVPISKLPEIIRYAKDRGAEDDIVVPCFGHAGDGNVHYSVMVNLSEPETIAAGEEVYTDIVERAIEMGGTCTGEHGVGRGKRKFLVSEHGEESVEAMRAIKRALDPKDTLNPGKIFPETAKGERVQAEPTDD, encoded by the coding sequence ATGCCACACGACTGTTCGTTTCTGACGGACGTACTCCCCGACGAGCAGGTGTCGTTCGGCGACTCGGATCGGGACAACCACGCCGGCGACTGGGCCTCGGACAGCGCGGGCACGAGCGTCAAGCCCGACGCCGTCGTCTGGCCCGAGTCGACCGAAGACGTGTCGGCGGTCCTGTCGGCCGCGAACGAGCGCGGCGTGCCGGTGACCCCATACGCCGCCGGGACGAGTCTGGAGGGCAACCCCGTCCCCGAGTTCGAGGGTATCAGCATGGACCTGACGGAGATGGACGAGGTGCTGGACGTGCGCCCCGACGACTTCCAGATCGACGTGCAACCGGGCGTGATGGGGGACGTGATCGACGAGGAGGCCGCCGGGAACGGCCTCTTCTTCCCGCCGCTGCCTTCCTCGGGGGACATCTCCACCATCGGCGGCATGATTGCCAACGACGCCAGCGGGATGCAGACGGTCAAGTACGGGGAGATCGCCGACTGGGTGCTAGAGCTTGAGGCCGTCCTCGCGGACGGGTCGGTTATCACGGCCGGCTCGAAGGCCGTCAAGACCTCCAGCGGCTACAACCTCAAGGAGGTGCTGATCGGCAGCGAGGGGACTCTCGGTGTCGTGACGCGAGCGACGCTGGAACTGGAAGGCCGGCCCCAGCAGATACGGGGCGGGCGGGCGATCTTCCCGGCGCTCGACGACGCGGCCGAGGCGGTCATGGACGCCATCCAGTCCGGCGTGGACGTGGCGAAGATCGAACTCGTCGACGACGTGAGCGCCGAGATCGCCGCCGACTACGCCGACGACGACGCCGACCTGCCCGCGGACCCGATGGTCTTTCTGGAGTTCCACGCCAACCACGGCATCGAAGAGGAGATCGACTACTGCCGGTCGATCTTCGAGGGTCACGACGTGGAGCGCTTCGAGATGGCCGGGGAAGAGGAGATGGACAAACTCTGGAAGGCCCGCAGCGAACTGGCCTTCGCGATCCAGATGTGGGAGCCAGACCTCCAGCCGCTCCACCCCGGCGACATCACTGTCCCGATCAGTAAACTCCCCGAGATCATCCGCTACGCAAAGGACCGCGGGGCCGAGGACGACATCGTCGTCCCCTGCTTCGGCCACGCCGGGGACGGCAACGTCCACTACTCGGTCATGGTGAACCTGAGTGAGCCCGAAACGATCGCCGCCGGCGAGGAAGTCTACACGGACATCGTCGAACGGGCGATCGAGATGGGTGGGACCTGCACCGGGGAACACGGCGTCGGTCGCGGGAAGCGGAAGTTCCTCGTCTCCGAACACGGCGAGGAGAGCGTCGAGGCGATGCGCGCGATCAAACGGGCGCTCGATCCGAAGGACACGCTGAATCCGGGGAAGATCTTCCCAGAGACGGCGAAAGGTGAGCGGGTGCAGGCCGAGCCGACCGACGACTGA
- a CDS encoding NADPH:quinone oxidoreductase family protein, with product MKVAEVTEFGGNENIAVEEREKPEPGSGEVRIEVKAAGINFADIMQRRGDYQGGPEPPYVPGMEVAGVVDAVGDGVGREVGDEVMGFVEEGGYAEYAIANAAGLFDLPENMSFEEGAGFSVQFLTAHNCLFEWGDMTEDESVLIHAAAGGVGTAAVQLASNAGADVFGTASTEEKLDLAEELGCDHPIQYTEEDFVEQVNDITDGDGVDLVLDGIGSETTTESLKALTHFGRMVSFGAASGEPGQPNTADLLFNNHTIIGYHLGQAMYRDPGRVFQAVPKLTEQLETGDLEVIVGTSFDLDDAAEAHQYIEDRKSSGKVVLTP from the coding sequence ATGAAGGTAGCTGAGGTAACAGAGTTCGGCGGAAACGAGAACATAGCGGTCGAAGAGCGGGAGAAACCGGAGCCCGGATCGGGCGAGGTCCGGATCGAGGTGAAGGCCGCGGGGATCAACTTCGCGGACATCATGCAGCGTCGCGGCGACTATCAGGGCGGCCCCGAGCCGCCGTACGTCCCCGGGATGGAGGTCGCGGGCGTCGTCGACGCCGTCGGCGACGGTGTCGGCCGCGAGGTCGGCGACGAGGTGATGGGGTTCGTCGAAGAGGGTGGCTACGCCGAGTACGCCATCGCCAACGCCGCGGGCCTGTTCGACCTCCCCGAGAACATGTCCTTCGAGGAGGGTGCGGGCTTCTCCGTCCAGTTCCTCACCGCCCACAACTGCCTGTTCGAGTGGGGCGACATGACCGAGGACGAGTCGGTGTTGATCCACGCCGCCGCGGGCGGGGTCGGGACCGCCGCCGTCCAGCTCGCCAGCAACGCCGGTGCCGACGTGTTCGGCACGGCGAGCACCGAGGAGAAACTCGACCTGGCCGAAGAACTCGGCTGTGACCACCCGATCCAGTACACCGAGGAGGACTTCGTCGAACAGGTGAACGACATCACGGACGGCGACGGTGTCGACCTCGTACTCGACGGTATCGGCAGCGAGACGACCACCGAGAGCCTGAAGGCGCTGACCCACTTCGGCCGGATGGTGTCCTTCGGCGCGGCCTCGGGCGAGCCGGGCCAGCCCAACACCGCCGACCTGCTCTTCAACAACCACACGATCATCGGCTACCACCTCGGACAGGCCATGTACCGCGACCCCGGTCGCGTGTTCCAGGCCGTCCCGAAACTCACCGAGCAACTGGAGACGGGCGACCTCGAAGTGATCGTCGGGACGAGTTTCGATCTCGACGACGCCGCCGAGGCCCACCAGTACATCGAGGACCGCAAGTCCAGCGGCAAGGTCGTCCTGACGCCCTGA
- a CDS encoding 6-hydroxymethylpterin diphosphokinase MptE-like protein, with protein MEFATWEPAYAAILDDFGYDRHGDEHGRDVLAELVGPFDLSGLDFAGRRVAIAGAGPSLATETDRAADADAVIAASTAADTLRDEGITVDCMVTDLDKNPETARELTEEGVPVATHAHGDNVAAVRGWVPTFDDEQVLPTTQAEPAGPVENFGGFTDGDRAAFLADHFDATELVFVGWDFDDPDVDAEKRRKLRWAERLLYWLERRREERFDVLDGRRDGLSVPW; from the coding sequence ATGGAGTTTGCGACCTGGGAACCCGCCTACGCGGCCATCCTCGACGATTTCGGCTACGACCGTCACGGTGACGAACACGGACGGGACGTACTCGCCGAACTGGTGGGCCCCTTCGACCTCTCGGGACTGGATTTCGCCGGCCGGCGCGTCGCGATAGCGGGGGCTGGACCGTCGCTGGCGACCGAGACCGACCGAGCAGCCGACGCTGACGCCGTGATCGCTGCGTCGACGGCCGCAGATACTCTCCGAGACGAGGGAATTACCGTGGACTGCATGGTCACCGATTTGGACAAGAATCCCGAGACTGCCCGGGAGCTGACCGAAGAGGGTGTTCCCGTCGCAACCCACGCCCACGGCGACAACGTAGCGGCCGTCCGGGGGTGGGTGCCGACGTTCGACGACGAGCAGGTGCTCCCGACGACGCAGGCCGAGCCGGCGGGACCGGTCGAGAACTTCGGCGGGTTCACCGACGGCGACCGGGCGGCCTTCCTCGCCGACCACTTCGACGCGACCGAACTGGTGTTCGTGGGCTGGGACTTCGACGACCCGGACGTAGACGCGGAAAAGCGGCGGAAGCTCCGCTGGGCAGAGCGATTGCTCTACTGGCTCGAACGACGCAGGGAAGAGCGGTTCGACGTGCTGGACGGCCGGCGGGACGGGCTCTCGGTGCCGTGGTGA